GCGCCCGTCGCGCCAGGATCTCCGGAAAGCCGGGACCTGCTACAGACCGGGCAACACGCTCGTAGCGTGCTGGAAGGGACTGCGCCCGAAGGGATTCTGCCCGACCGAGCCGACGCCGCCCAGCGTTACCATGAACTGCACCTGTGTTTCGCTCGGGTTGATCGAATTGGTCACGCCCACGTCAACCGCCCAGCAGTTGCAGGGCGACTTGATGCGTACGCCGTATTCGGTCGAAAGCATCTTGGAATTGGCGAGGTCGTAGGATGGCGCGAAGAACAACCCCACCCGGTCGATCAGGTCGTAGTAGGCGCGGAGCGTGACGAACTCGTAGAAGCTCGAGTTGACGTTCGGCTGAGCCGCGGTTGGGCCGGGCTCGATGTAATTGTATGAGAGCTGCAGGAAGGAGCCCGACAGCGCGCGCCCCATGTAGAGGCTGGGCGGCGTGTACAGCGCCCATGGCGGCTGCATCGTGAAGTAGATGCTGGAATAGGTGATGCTCGTGTCGCGCGGATCGTAACCGAGTTGCGAGCCCATCGAAAGCCAGTTGGTCGCGAGCACGATAGCTGAGGCCTGCAGGTCGGACCATCGCGAGCCGCCCTGCGCCACCGCATGGGCGGTGTCGTATGCCTGGAGAACCTGGAACTCGGCCAGCTCGCGTGCCATCCCGGGCTGGGCCGCCACCGCCGGCAGCGGCATATCGCCCTCGAGCTCTTCATCCTCCTGCTCCTGGGCGGCGTCGCTCTGAGATACATCGCCCTGCGGCATCGCCGGGTGAGACGCCGAGTGAGCGTAGAGGCGGGAGGTCACGCCGAAGGTAATCAGGCTGCGCGCATTGATACGGTCAATCTCGTCGAAGAGGGGATAGTCGTTCTGGTTAATGTTCGGCACGTAGGCGTAGTACGCGAACGGCTCGAAGGTGTGCTTGAGCTTGTCGATCGATTTCCAATCGACGTTGTAAACCTTCTCGAGGATGGTCTTCGCGCCGACGTTGAAGTACGGCACCTGACGCCCTCTCAACCCGCCGCCGACCAACGGTCCGAGCGTCAGACCGTTGTTCCACTTAAGTCCGTCGGTGCCTACGGGAATGATCGCGATCTGATGACCGGAGGTATCGTAAACGGTTTCGTG
The genomic region above belongs to Candidatus Binataceae bacterium and contains:
- the lptD gene encoding LPS assembly protein LptD, whose protein sequence is IFPADSSRQTGFLSPRVGYSGLRGAQYMQPFYWAINKSSDATFALDVETNQRVGLFNEYRLQNGVDDYLRVDTAYVNEGLRSQASRVNDVVDYQIADPHIPIDRYDVIAMMRQHITPDLVAYGDAISVSDSLYLREMNIWTLSKGFGNGYNTMRDAPAHFGLLDSFEDGYAQFGGTWNQDLIQPQEFALQRLPEFLLSGRRELLGGLAYADYDVEADNFWRSSGVTGLRLDVNPQITVPWRLGDYLFGWGAVGTHETVYDTSGHQIAIIPVGTDGLKWNNGLTLGPLVGGGLRGRQVPYFNVGAKTILEKVYNVDWKSIDKLKHTFEPFAYYAYVPNINQNDYPLFDEIDRINARSLITFGVTSRLYAHSASHPAMPQGDVSQSDAAQEQEDEELEGDMPLPAVAAQPGMARELAEFQVLQAYDTAHAVAQGGSRWSDLQASAIVLATNWLSMGSQLGYDPRDTSITYSSIYFTMQPPWALYTPPSLYMGRALSGSFLQLSYNYIEPGPTAAQPNVNSSFYEFVTLRAYYDLIDRVGLFFAPSYDLANSKMLSTEYGVRIKSPCNCWAVDVGVTNSINPSETQVQFMVTLGGVGSVGQNPFGRSPFQHATSVLPGL